The Budorcas taxicolor isolate Tak-1 chromosome 2, Takin1.1, whole genome shotgun sequence genome window below encodes:
- the FKBP7 gene encoding peptidyl-prolyl cis-trans isomerase FKBP7 isoform X2 has product MNPGIMHVLFRLIVFFYVWGIFTAQGQKAEESTEEVKIEVLHRPENCSKTSKKGDLLNAHYDGFLAKDGSKFYCSRTQNEGHPKWFVLGVGQVIKGLDIGMMDMCPGEKRKLIIPPSFAYGKEGYEGKIPPDATLIFEIELYAVTKGPRSVETFKQIDMDNDRQLSKTEISHYLKKEFEKDEKPRDKSYQTAVLEDFFKKNDHDGDGFISSKEYNVYQHDEL; this is encoded by the exons ATGAATCCAGGAATCATGCATGTCTTATTTAGATTAATCGTTTTCTTTTACGTGTGGGGCATTTTTACTGCTCAGggacaaaaggcagaggagagcaCAGAGGAAGTGAAAATAGAAGTTTTGCATCGTCCAGAAAATTGTTCTAAGACAAGCAAAAAGGGAGACCTGCTAAATGCCCATTACGACGGCTTCTTGGCTAAAGACGGCTCGAAATTCTACTGCAG CCGGACACAAAATGAAGGCCACCCCAAATGGTTTGTTCTTGGTGTTGGACAAGTCATAAAAGGCCTAGACATTGGGATGATGGATATGTGTCCTGGAGAGAAGCGAAAATTGATTATACCTCCTTCATTTGCATATGGAAAGGAAGGCTATG AAGGCAAGATTCCACCTGATGCAACATTGATTTTTGAGATTGAACTTTATGCTGTGACCAAAGGACCACGAAGCGTTGAAACATTTAAACAGATAGACATGGACAATGACAGGCAACTTTCTAAAACTGAG ATAAGTCATTACCTgaaaaaggaatttgaaaaagacGAGAAGCCACGTGACAAGTCGTATCAGACTGCAGTTTTAGAGGATTTTTTTAAGAAGAACGACCATGATGGGGAtggcttcatttcttctaaggaatacAATGTCTATCAACATGATGAACtatag
- the FKBP7 gene encoding peptidyl-prolyl cis-trans isomerase FKBP7 isoform X1: protein MNPGIMHVLFRLIVFFYVWGIFTAQGQKAEESTEEVKIEVLHRPENCSKTSKKGDLLNAHYDGFLAKDGSKFYCSRTQNEGHPKWFVLGVGQVIKGLDIGMMDMCPGEKRKLIIPPSFAYGKEGYAEGKIPPDATLIFEIELYAVTKGPRSVETFKQIDMDNDRQLSKTEISHYLKKEFEKDEKPRDKSYQTAVLEDFFKKNDHDGDGFISSKEYNVYQHDEL from the exons ATGAATCCAGGAATCATGCATGTCTTATTTAGATTAATCGTTTTCTTTTACGTGTGGGGCATTTTTACTGCTCAGggacaaaaggcagaggagagcaCAGAGGAAGTGAAAATAGAAGTTTTGCATCGTCCAGAAAATTGTTCTAAGACAAGCAAAAAGGGAGACCTGCTAAATGCCCATTACGACGGCTTCTTGGCTAAAGACGGCTCGAAATTCTACTGCAG CCGGACACAAAATGAAGGCCACCCCAAATGGTTTGTTCTTGGTGTTGGACAAGTCATAAAAGGCCTAGACATTGGGATGATGGATATGTGTCCTGGAGAGAAGCGAAAATTGATTATACCTCCTTCATTTGCATATGGAAAGGAAGGCTATG CAGAAGGCAAGATTCCACCTGATGCAACATTGATTTTTGAGATTGAACTTTATGCTGTGACCAAAGGACCACGAAGCGTTGAAACATTTAAACAGATAGACATGGACAATGACAGGCAACTTTCTAAAACTGAG ATAAGTCATTACCTgaaaaaggaatttgaaaaagacGAGAAGCCACGTGACAAGTCGTATCAGACTGCAGTTTTAGAGGATTTTTTTAAGAAGAACGACCATGATGGGGAtggcttcatttcttctaaggaatacAATGTCTATCAACATGATGAACtatag
- the PJVK gene encoding pejvakin: MFAAATKSFVKQVGDGGRLVPVPSLSEADKYQPLSLVVKKKRCFLFPRYKFTSTPFTLKDILLGDREISAGISSYQLLNYEDESDVSLYGRRGNHIVNDVGINVTGSDSIAVKASFGVVTKHEVEVSTLLKEITTRKINSDHSLIRQSRSSRKAVLCVVMESIRTTRQCSLSVHAGVRGEAMRFHFMDEQNPKGRDKAIVFPAHTTIAFSVFELFIYLDGAFDLCVTSVSKGGFEREETATFALLYRLRNILFERNRRVMDAISRSQLYLDDLFSDYYDKPLSMSDISLKEGTHIRVNLLNHNIPKGPCILCGMGNFKRETVYGCFQCSVDGQKYMRLHAVPCFDIWHKRMK; encoded by the exons atgtttgctgctgctaccAAGAGCTTTGTCAAACAAGTTGGAGATGGAGGGAGATTAGTTCCTGTTCCAAGCCTCAGTGAGGCTGACAAATACCAACCTCTAAGTCTGGTGGTAAAGAAGAAGCGATGTTTTCTGTTTCCTAGATATAAATTTACCTCAACACCTTTTACACTGAAAGATATTCTTCTAGGAGACAGAGAAATTTCAGCTG GTATTTCATCTTATCAGCTACTGAATTATGAAGATGAATCAGATGTTTCACTCTATGGAAGACGAGGCAACCATATTGTGAATGACGTTGGGATTAATGTTACTGGATCAGATTCCATTGCAGTAAAAGCTTCATTTGGTGTAGTAACCAAACATGAAGTGGAAGTATCAACATTACTCAAGGAAATTACTACACG GAAAATTAATTCTGACCACAGTTTGATACGCCAGTCAAGGAGCAGCAGAAAGGCAGTGTTGTGTGTGGTCATGGAAAGCATCCGAACCACACGACAGTGCTCACTGTCTGTGCACGCTGGAGTTCGTGGGGAAGCCATGAGG tttcattttatggatgaacaGAATCCCAAGGGAAGGgacaaagctattgtttttccagcacATACAACCATAGCTTTCAGTGTTTTTGAACTCTTCATTTACTTGGATGGTGCCTTTG acCTTTGTGTCACTTCAGTGTCAAAAGGAGGATTTGAAAGGGAAGAAACGGCAACATTTGCACTGCTCTACAGATTGAGAAATATACTATTTGAAAGAA ATAGAAGAGTGATGGACGCCATTTCTCGTTCACAGCTTTACTTAGATGATCTTTTTTCTGACTATTATGACAAACCTCTCAGCATGAGTGATATTTCACTCAAAGAAGGTACTCACATCCGTGTTAACTTACTTAATCACAACATTCCAAAAGGACCTTGCATACTCTGTGGAATGGGGAACTTTAAAAGGGAGACAGTTTACGGGTGTTTTCAGTGCTCTGTTGATGGGCAGAAGTACATGCGACTTCATGCCGTTCCTTGTTTTGACATTTGGCacaagagaatgaaataa